Below is a genomic region from Cloeon dipterum chromosome 2, ieCloDipt1.1, whole genome shotgun sequence.
ctgatgtgccaccTAACAGTCAATTCGCCAATTTCcaggctaatcagctgttactaaaaaaaatagcaacaaaaatgtcaaatgttcattgtgctgaagctatttttcatgattttcccGCCGtcctctaccagacgccatatctgcgcggcGCGTGAATCCTGACCCCtataattttatctatttGAATCGCTTTTCTGGATTTTCAGTAACTCGATTCCTCATCTATTTGCAGGAATCTGGAAACTGCAGCAAGATCGAGCGGCCAGTTGGGCTGCAAGTGGACTCCGTCGGCAGGCTGTGGGTGCTCGAAGAGCGCAAATTCCGTTGCGGTGCCAAATTATGGATTTTCGACGTAAACGACAACAAAACCGAACTCATTCATCAATTTCCAATTCACGACACCATTCACGACTTGGTGATCGACGAAACGGCCAACGAAACCTTTGCCTACATCACGCGGTGGATTGAAAAGCACATTCtcgtgtttagtttggagAGAAATGAGTCTTGGATCGTGGACACGCCAGGAATCAACGTTTTTTCCATCGCCAAGGATCTGGAACCGAGACGGCTCTACCTCAGCAACCACCGATCCAATGAACTGTATTCAATTCCCATTGCCACCCTCCGCAAAGGAACTCAAACTGCAAATCCAAGACTCATCGGAAACTGGACCGAAATTAGTGCGTATAGGATGCTGATGGACAACCGCGGGACCTTGTACGCCGCCTTTTTATACGAGAATTTCACTTCCTCTTGGAACACTTCGCAGCCATTTCAGGAGGAACGTTTTTATCAAGTATGcggtttcaatttaaaataacatttgagATCATTTAGACTGTTGTCTTGCTTGGTTGTAGGTCGCTGgattgaaatttgtttggcCCTTTACTTTTGCCCTGGACCAAAACGGCACCCTTTGGATGACGgtctttgataaaaatagaaagCCAAAATACAGGCTTTTGAAGGCTGCGCTCGGCGCGAAATCGTATACCTTCAAGGATTCACCAGGTAAGTTTCCTTCTTCGTCTCTCAAGTCCGTCAAGGCGTTGAAATTGACCATATATGCATGGGTGGCGGCA
It encodes:
- the LOC135935813 gene encoding protein yellow-like, with protein sequence MTSYFVAASLLGLSSLAIAANFTQVFECNELDYEWPSDPKRAQALQDGTFKPEEFYPGYMAVYGERIFLSLEKFDGVPVTLVTMPTSSASSAPPKLTPFPSWDMYLNESGNCSKIERPVGLQVDSVGRLWVLEERKFRCGAKLWIFDVNDNKTELIHQFPIHDTIHDLVIDETANETFAYITRWIEKHILVFSLERNESWIVDTPGINVFSIAKDLEPRRLYLSNHRSNELYSIPIATLRKGTQTANPRLIGNWTEISAYRMLMDNRGTLYAAFLYENFTSSWNTSQPFQEERFYQVAGLKFVWPFTFALDQNGTLWMTVFDKNRKPKYRLLKAALGAKSYTFKDSPECSSSCLEIGTA